A genomic stretch from Flavobacterium sp. KS-LB2 includes:
- a CDS encoding RagB/SusD family nutrient uptake outer membrane protein — MKKYLFITLITITIFSTLTISCSDDFVDRPIEYSIDSENYFNSKSDYDNALIAAYDLLQTTYLNALLGEIASDNTLAGGESQSDTPGFQQIDDMIHTPVNSNLKNLWDWMFAGVQRANYILEFKDKTDFEGKNQIIGEARFLRAYYHFELVKWFGGIPLKGDARFSSGDEKIIPRSSVSEVYASIEADLIFASENLSATAAQKGRATKGAALALLGKAYLFQNKYAQAATTFESLISTSPYSLVADYNTIFENAGENGSESVFEVQYTDVEGAGFGCLQCSEGNVAVGFSGPRNYSGDLFTSGFSFNVPTLKVVNAFEAGDRREAVAILDIEAWATATGATFGKGYEHTGFFNRKYIPRKRSATAQGDLNLTNPNNYRAIRYADVLLMAAEAFNRGGIDDVKARGYLNQVRRRAFGDLNHDISASGAALTDFILAERRVELVGEGHRFFDLVRTGKAAQEITGFTANKNELFPIPIEEIQFANGNWAQNPGY, encoded by the coding sequence ATGAAAAAGTATCTATTTATTACCCTCATAACGATAACAATTTTTTCAACTCTAACTATTTCTTGTAGTGATGATTTTGTTGATCGACCGATAGAATATTCTATTGACTCTGAAAATTATTTTAATTCAAAGTCAGATTACGATAATGCTTTAATTGCAGCATATGATTTATTGCAAACTACATATCTAAATGCATTATTAGGCGAAATAGCATCAGATAATACTTTAGCTGGAGGAGAAAGCCAATCGGATACTCCAGGTTTTCAGCAAATAGATGATATGATTCATACGCCTGTGAATAGCAATTTAAAAAACTTATGGGACTGGATGTTCGCGGGAGTTCAAAGAGCAAATTATATTTTGGAATTCAAAGACAAAACAGATTTTGAAGGAAAAAACCAAATTATAGGTGAAGCTCGTTTTCTTAGAGCCTATTATCATTTTGAATTAGTAAAATGGTTTGGTGGAATCCCATTAAAAGGAGATGCAAGATTTAGTTCTGGAGACGAGAAAATAATCCCGCGTTCATCTGTTTCAGAAGTGTATGCTTCTATTGAAGCCGATTTAATTTTTGCTTCTGAAAATTTATCTGCAACAGCAGCACAAAAAGGAAGAGCAACTAAAGGAGCTGCTTTGGCATTATTAGGAAAAGCCTATTTATTTCAAAATAAATACGCGCAAGCAGCAACAACCTTTGAAAGTTTAATTTCAACTTCACCATATTCATTGGTAGCAGACTACAATACTATTTTTGAAAATGCTGGAGAAAATGGTTCAGAATCAGTTTTTGAAGTACAATACACAGATGTGGAAGGAGCAGGATTTGGATGTCTCCAATGTAGCGAAGGAAATGTAGCTGTGGGTTTTAGTGGACCAAGAAATTATTCTGGTGATTTATTCACGTCAGGCTTCAGTTTTAATGTTCCTACTCTTAAAGTGGTTAATGCTTTTGAAGCTGGCGATAGAAGGGAAGCAGTGGCAATATTAGATATCGAAGCTTGGGCTACTGCAACAGGTGCCACTTTTGGAAAAGGATATGAGCATACTGGTTTTTTCAATAGAAAATACATTCCAAGGAAAAGGAGTGCGACAGCGCAAGGAGATTTGAATCTTACGAATCCTAATAATTACAGAGCGATACGCTATGCAGACGTTCTTTTGATGGCTGCAGAGGCTTTCAATCGTGGAGGAATAGATGATGTTAAAGCAAGAGGATATTTGAACCAAGTTAGAAGACGTGCTTTTGGCGATTTGAATCATGACATCTCAGCTTCTGGAGCGGCTTTGACTGACTTTATTTTAGCAGAAAGAAGAGTGGAATTAGTTGGTGAAGGACACCGTTTCTTCGATTTAGTACGAACTGGTAAAGCAGCTCAGGAAATTACTGGATTTACAGCTAACAAAAATGAATTGTTTCCAATTCCTATAGAGGAGATTCAATTCGCAAATGGAAATTGGGCACAAAATCCTGGATATTAA
- a CDS encoding family 16 glycosylhydrolase, producing MKKIIINIVSVFVLLLMVNCQEDNLAFGVLDTPTNLQVTAEIIGKSTAFPNGDGSGKVKFTSTADNAISYKYIFSDGTSKNSPSGIFENTFATPGVNTYTVTVIATGSGGVATNVTLEVTVFSDFKDEQAVQFLTGGSSRKWYWAQSEPGHLGVGPNVAWSDPTFGTQNYYPSFYGAVANEKSATCLYNSVMTFSLDGSQMKFVLDNKGQTFYNGAFKGGGDDACYDLNTTGAKTVTLSKSESFVTKNPDAATQTRGTTINIADGGFMGYFVGTSSYEILSITDNRMVVRVIQSGNPFLAWYHIFTTTAPGSIVTPTPVADYTVLKFSDEFNTDGAPDPTKWGYDLGAGGWGNAESQSYTSAADNVIVAGGNLKITAKKVGSSYTSARLKSENKFEFTYGKVEVRAKLTTGAGTWPAIWMLGENYATNTWPACGEIDIMEYKGSQPTTIYGTLHYPGNSGGNANGSSTTIANAASEFHVYKTIWSPASVKIYVDDVLYHTVANTSSLPFNKDFFLILNVAMGGTFGGAIDPAFSQSSMEIDYVRVYQ from the coding sequence ATGAAAAAAATAATTATAAATATAGTATCTGTTTTTGTCCTTCTTTTGATGGTCAATTGTCAGGAAGATAATTTAGCCTTTGGAGTATTAGATACACCAACAAATCTTCAGGTTACAGCAGAAATAATAGGAAAGTCTACTGCTTTTCCTAATGGAGATGGGTCCGGAAAAGTAAAATTCACGAGTACGGCAGATAATGCTATTTCGTATAAATACATTTTTAGTGATGGAACCTCAAAGAACTCACCAAGTGGTATATTCGAAAATACTTTTGCAACACCAGGAGTAAATACATACACGGTGACAGTAATTGCTACTGGATCAGGAGGAGTTGCTACTAATGTTACTTTAGAAGTAACTGTTTTTAGTGATTTTAAAGATGAGCAAGCGGTACAATTCTTAACAGGTGGATCTTCAAGAAAATGGTATTGGGCACAAAGTGAGCCAGGGCATTTAGGGGTAGGTCCTAATGTGGCTTGGTCAGATCCAACTTTTGGTACACAGAATTACTATCCTTCATTCTATGGTGCTGTAGCAAATGAAAAATCAGCTACTTGTTTGTACAATAGCGTAATGACTTTCTCTTTAGATGGTAGCCAAATGAAATTTGTTCTGGATAATAAAGGCCAAACTTTTTATAATGGTGCTTTTAAAGGCGGAGGCGATGATGCTTGTTATGATTTAAACACTACCGGTGCCAAAACGGTAACGCTAAGTAAATCGGAATCCTTTGTAACTAAGAATCCTGATGCTGCTACGCAAACTAGAGGAACAACAATTAATATTGCAGATGGTGGTTTTATGGGGTATTTTGTAGGAACTAGTTCATATGAGATTTTATCAATAACAGACAATCGTATGGTCGTAAGAGTGATTCAATCAGGAAATCCATTTTTGGCTTGGTATCATATTTTTACAACAACTGCACCTGGATCAATCGTAACGCCAACTCCTGTAGCTGATTATACTGTTTTAAAATTCTCTGATGAGTTCAATACTGATGGTGCTCCAGATCCTACAAAATGGGGATATGACCTTGGCGCTGGCGGTTGGGGGAATGCTGAATCTCAGTCCTATACAAGCGCTGCTGATAACGTGATTGTTGCTGGTGGAAATTTGAAAATCACTGCAAAAAAAGTAGGTTCTAGCTATACTTCAGCACGATTAAAATCCGAAAATAAATTTGAATTCACTTACGGTAAAGTTGAGGTTAGAGCTAAGTTGACTACGGGCGCAGGAACTTGGCCAGCAATATGGATGTTAGGAGAAAATTATGCTACTAATACTTGGCCTGCATGTGGTGAGATTGATATTATGGAATACAAAGGAAGTCAGCCTACAACAATATATGGTACTTTGCATTATCCTGGAAATTCAGGTGGAAATGCTAATGGAAGTTCTACAACAATTGCTAATGCTGCGTCTGAATTTCATGTTTATAAAACCATCTGGAGTCCAGCCTCAGTAAAAATTTATGTTGACGATGTGCTGTATCATACGGTTGCAAATACAAGCTCATTGCCATTTAATAAAGATTTTTTCTTAATTTTAAATGTTGCGATGGGAGGCACTTTTGGCGGAGCTATTGATCCTGCTTTTAGTCAATCATCTATGGAAATTGATTATGTAAGAGTCTATCAATAA
- the bglX gene encoding beta-glucosidase BglX, whose amino-acid sequence MKQSFLVILGSLFILVACSKKITQPSTSVSKNNLFDKKVDSVLQLMTLEEKVGQLNQYNGFWDITGPTPKEGQAAKKYEDLKKGLVGSMLNVRGVKDVKALQKIAVEQTRLGIPLLFGFDVIHGYKTISPIPLAEAASWDLEAIKKSAAIAAEEAAAVGLNWTFAPMVDVARDARWGRVMEGAGEDPFLGSKIAVARVQGFQGQDLSATNTILACAKHFAGYAFAESGRDYNTVDISETVLQNTIFPPFKAAVDAGVRTFMNSFNELNGIPATGNTYLQREVLKRDWKFDGFVVSDWGSINEMIPHGYAKDSKQAAEIAINAGSDMDMESSAYVEHLVVLVKEGKVKESVIDDAARRILKVKFELGLFDNPYKYCDENRELATVGKLEFQEGVLDVAKKSIVLLKNDNEILPLKKSGQKIALIGALANDKTSPLGSWRIAADDNTAVSVLEGLQKFTGNKLTYAKGADVAEGRTQFIWETKINTTDKSGFSEAIAVAKEADVVVMVLGEHGLQSGEGRSRADIGLPGVQQELLEAIFKVNPNVVLVLNNGRPLAIPWADENIPAIVEGWHLGTQSGNAIAQVLYGDYNPSGKLPMTFPRNVGQVPIYYNYKNTGRPVMNEPESVFWSHYIDEKNTPLYPFGHGLSYSKFEYSDLQLSSNKFAKNGKIEVSVSVKNTGKVVGKEVVQLYIRDLIGSITRPVKELKGFEMIELQPNETKKVVFTIDEKTIEYFTANRKWEAEAGDFKVFIGGSSVTKLEGDFQYSN is encoded by the coding sequence ATGAAGCAATCATTTTTAGTAATATTGGGCAGCTTATTTATTTTAGTTGCTTGTAGTAAAAAAATCACGCAACCTTCAACTTCTGTCTCTAAAAACAATTTGTTCGATAAAAAGGTTGATTCTGTATTGCAATTGATGACTTTGGAAGAAAAAGTAGGGCAACTCAATCAGTATAATGGTTTTTGGGACATAACAGGTCCAACTCCAAAAGAAGGTCAGGCAGCCAAAAAATACGAAGATCTGAAAAAAGGGTTAGTAGGTTCGATGCTAAATGTAAGAGGTGTTAAAGATGTAAAAGCATTACAAAAAATAGCAGTGGAACAAACTCGACTAGGAATTCCTTTGCTGTTTGGTTTTGATGTTATTCATGGGTATAAAACTATTAGCCCAATTCCACTGGCCGAAGCAGCAAGTTGGGATTTGGAAGCCATTAAAAAGTCGGCTGCAATAGCTGCAGAAGAAGCAGCTGCAGTAGGGCTGAATTGGACTTTTGCACCTATGGTTGATGTTGCTAGAGATGCCCGTTGGGGTCGTGTTATGGAAGGTGCTGGAGAGGATCCTTTCTTAGGAAGTAAAATTGCTGTAGCACGTGTACAAGGTTTTCAAGGACAAGATTTATCTGCTACGAATACTATTTTGGCTTGTGCCAAACATTTTGCAGGATATGCTTTTGCAGAATCAGGAAGGGATTACAATACCGTTGATATTAGCGAAACCGTATTGCAAAACACTATTTTTCCACCATTTAAAGCAGCAGTTGATGCAGGTGTTCGAACATTTATGAATTCGTTCAATGAACTGAATGGTATTCCTGCAACAGGAAATACCTATTTACAAAGAGAAGTTTTAAAACGAGATTGGAAATTTGATGGTTTTGTAGTTTCTGACTGGGGCTCTATCAATGAAATGATTCCGCATGGTTATGCTAAAGACAGTAAACAGGCCGCAGAAATAGCTATCAATGCTGGTTCAGATATGGATATGGAATCTAGTGCTTATGTGGAGCATTTGGTGGTATTAGTTAAAGAAGGCAAAGTAAAAGAAAGTGTAATCGATGATGCAGCAAGACGTATTTTAAAAGTAAAGTTTGAACTTGGTTTGTTTGATAATCCTTATAAATATTGTGATGAGAATCGAGAACTAGCCACTGTTGGAAAATTAGAATTTCAAGAAGGAGTTTTGGATGTAGCCAAAAAATCAATCGTGCTTTTGAAAAATGATAATGAAATATTGCCTTTAAAAAAATCAGGGCAAAAAATTGCATTAATCGGTGCTTTGGCAAATGATAAAACAAGTCCTTTGGGAAGTTGGAGAATAGCTGCTGATGATAATACGGCAGTTTCTGTATTAGAAGGTTTGCAAAAGTTTACTGGAAATAAGCTTACCTATGCCAAAGGAGCTGATGTGGCAGAAGGAAGAACCCAATTTATTTGGGAGACCAAAATTAATACAACTGATAAAAGTGGATTTTCAGAAGCCATTGCTGTTGCAAAAGAAGCTGATGTTGTAGTTATGGTCTTGGGAGAACACGGTTTACAATCAGGTGAGGGAAGAAGCAGAGCTGATATAGGTTTGCCAGGCGTACAACAAGAATTATTAGAAGCAATTTTCAAAGTTAATCCGAACGTTGTTTTGGTTTTAAATAATGGCCGTCCATTAGCTATTCCTTGGGCTGATGAAAACATTCCAGCCATTGTTGAAGGCTGGCATTTAGGAACACAAAGTGGGAACGCCATTGCTCAGGTTTTATATGGTGATTATAATCCAAGTGGAAAATTACCAATGACTTTTCCTAGAAATGTAGGTCAGGTTCCTATTTATTATAATTATAAAAACACTGGAAGACCAGTAATGAATGAGCCAGAAAGTGTATTTTGGTCACATTATATTGATGAAAAAAATACACCTTTATACCCTTTTGGACATGGACTAAGTTATTCTAAATTTGAGTATTCCGATTTGCAATTATCATCCAATAAATTTGCTAAAAATGGTAAAATTGAAGTTTCTGTAAGCGTAAAAAACACGGGGAAAGTTGTTGGCAAAGAAGTGGTTCAATTGTATATTAGAGACTTGATAGGGAGTATTACGCGTCCGGTAAAAGAGTTGAAAGGATTCGAAATGATTGAATTGCAACCCAACGAAACTAAAAAAGTAGTATTTACAATCGATGAAAAAACAATTGAGTATTTCACGGCCAACAGGAAATGGGAAGCAGAAGCTGGAGACTTTAAAGTATTCATCGGAGGAAGCTCAGTAACAAAGTTGGAAGGAGATTTTCAATATTCTAATTAA
- a CDS encoding glycoside hydrolase family 16 protein, with product MKKILILVLVVNFSFAQQNKRKLVWEENFDGKTLNEKSWNFELGDGCPNCGWGNNERQLYTKENHKLVESQLVITAKKEGDRYTSTRITTKSKKEFLYGRFEARAKLPVGQGVWPAWWMLGSNISEVGWPKSGEIDILEYVGKEPNMVFTSLHTQDSHGNTINTKKTRFNDIEVGFHIYAVEWTKDKIDFFVDNTLVYTFQPENKTESIWPFNQPFYFIVNMAIGGNFGGPEVDDSILPQDFIVDYIRVYQ from the coding sequence ATGAAAAAAATACTAATACTAGTGCTCGTAGTCAACTTTTCTTTTGCGCAACAAAACAAACGAAAATTAGTTTGGGAAGAAAATTTTGACGGTAAGACATTAAACGAAAAGAGTTGGAATTTCGAGCTAGGTGATGGTTGTCCTAATTGTGGATGGGGAAATAATGAAAGACAATTGTATACCAAGGAAAACCATAAGCTTGTTGAAAGTCAATTAGTCATCACGGCCAAAAAAGAAGGGGATAGATACACCTCTACACGTATTACCACCAAAAGTAAAAAAGAATTTTTATACGGTCGTTTTGAAGCAAGAGCAAAGCTGCCAGTTGGCCAGGGAGTTTGGCCAGCTTGGTGGATGTTAGGTTCAAACATTAGCGAAGTTGGTTGGCCAAAATCTGGTGAAATAGATATTTTGGAGTATGTAGGAAAAGAACCTAACATGGTTTTTACGTCTTTACACACGCAGGATAGCCACGGTAACACCATAAATACCAAGAAAACAAGATTTAATGATATTGAAGTAGGTTTCCATATTTACGCTGTGGAATGGACCAAAGACAAAATTGATTTTTTTGTTGATAATACTTTAGTGTATACGTTTCAACCTGAAAATAAAACAGAATCTATTTGGCCGTTTAACCAGCCTTTTTACTTTATTGTTAATATGGCAATAGGTGGGAATTTTGGAGGGCCTGAAGTGGATGATTCTATTCTTCCTCAGGATTTTATAGTAGATTATATTAGAGTCTATCAATAA
- a CDS encoding RNA polymerase sigma factor, whose amino-acid sequence MVNIQLPDASLVKDYVAGNEDALAKLIKRHESKIYGFIYSKIPDKDITNDIFQDTFIKVIKTLKSNSYNEEGKFLPWVMRISHNLVVDHYRKTKKMPMFRETEEFSIFSIMSDDCQTIENKIISEQVEMDLKKLIEGLPADQKEVLVMRMYQDMSFKEISETTGVSINTALGRMRYALMNLRKVIDKHQIVLTN is encoded by the coding sequence ATGGTTAATATACAACTCCCTGACGCGTCATTAGTAAAGGATTATGTCGCAGGTAACGAGGATGCCTTAGCTAAATTAATAAAAAGGCACGAATCAAAAATTTATGGTTTTATTTATTCGAAAATTCCGGATAAAGATATTACCAACGATATTTTTCAAGATACTTTTATCAAAGTTATTAAGACTTTGAAATCAAACTCCTACAATGAAGAAGGTAAATTTTTACCTTGGGTTATGCGTATATCTCATAATTTGGTTGTGGATCATTACAGGAAAACAAAAAAAATGCCCATGTTTAGAGAAACCGAAGAGTTCTCTATTTTTTCTATAATGTCAGATGATTGCCAGACAATAGAGAATAAAATAATTTCTGAACAAGTCGAAATGGACTTAAAAAAACTAATTGAAGGACTTCCTGCTGATCAAAAAGAGGTACTCGTGATGCGAATGTATCAAGATATGAGTTTTAAAGAAATTTCAGAAACTACTGGAGTAAGCATTAATACTGCTTTGGGTAGAATGCGTTATGCTCTAATGAATTTGAGAAAAGTGATAGATAAACATCAAATTGTTTTGACCAATTAA
- a CDS encoding endonuclease III domain-containing protein yields the protein MNKQERVTFVINTLKELYPTIPIPLDHKDPYTLLIAVLLSAQCTDVRVNQITPLLFAKADNPYDMIKMSVEEIKEIIRPCGLSPMKSKGIHGLSHILIDKHGGKVPQSFEFLEELPAVGHKTASVVMSQAFGVPAFPVDTHIHRLMYRWNLTNGKNVVQTEKDAKRIFPEEIWNDLHLQIIWYGREYSPARGWDLDKDIITKTIGRKAILDSYYKNKS from the coding sequence ATGAATAAACAAGAACGTGTAACGTTTGTTATAAATACGTTAAAAGAGTTATACCCAACGATTCCAATTCCTTTGGATCATAAAGACCCCTATACGCTATTGATTGCTGTTTTACTTTCGGCACAATGCACGGATGTTCGCGTGAATCAAATTACGCCTTTACTTTTCGCAAAAGCTGATAATCCGTACGATATGATAAAAATGTCTGTTGAAGAGATTAAAGAGATCATTCGTCCCTGCGGCTTATCGCCAATGAAGTCAAAAGGAATTCATGGTTTATCACATATTTTAATTGACAAACACGGTGGAAAAGTGCCTCAAAGTTTTGAATTTTTAGAGGAATTACCTGCTGTAGGTCATAAAACTGCGAGTGTTGTGATGTCGCAAGCTTTTGGGGTGCCTGCTTTCCCAGTTGACACGCACATTCATAGATTGATGTACCGATGGAATTTGACAAATGGTAAAAACGTAGTCCAAACAGAGAAAGATGCAAAACGTATTTTTCCTGAAGAAATTTGGAACGACTTACACCTTCAAATTATATGGTACGGAAGAGAATATTCTCCGGCTCGTGGCTGGGATTTAGACAAGGATATAATTACTAAAACGATAGGAAGAAAAGCGATTCTTGATTCATATTACAAAAACAAATCCTAG
- the bcp gene encoding thioredoxin-dependent thiol peroxidase gives MTTLKKGDKAPNFSGLDQDGNSHQLADYSGKKLVVFFYPKANTPGCTAEACDLRDNFERFQANNYELLGVSADAQKAQAKFKEKYDFPFPLLADEDKSVIQAFGVWGPKKFMGKEYDGIHRTTFVIDENGIIEDVISDVKTKAHAAQILE, from the coding sequence ATGACAACATTAAAAAAAGGAGACAAAGCGCCTAATTTTTCGGGTCTAGATCAAGACGGAAATTCACATCAATTAGCAGATTATTCGGGTAAAAAATTAGTGGTTTTCTTTTATCCAAAAGCGAATACACCCGGATGTACCGCAGAAGCATGTGACTTGAGAGACAATTTTGAGCGATTCCAAGCTAATAATTATGAACTATTAGGAGTAAGTGCAGATGCTCAAAAAGCACAAGCCAAATTCAAAGAAAAATACGATTTTCCTTTCCCATTACTTGCGGATGAAGATAAATCTGTAATTCAGGCTTTTGGCGTTTGGGGGCCAAAAAAATTTATGGGAAAGGAATACGACGGTATTCATAGAACTACTTTTGTTATAGACGAAAACGGAATCATCGAGGACGTGATTTCTGATGTAAAAACCAAAGCGCATGCTGCTCAAATATTGGAGTAA
- a CDS encoding TonB-dependent receptor yields MDTEIKLKGDKVIEQIPSIKDKALRINLNENIYGTFAEIGAGQETVRHFFRSGGSSGTIAKAMSAYDKDFSDAVYGIEEDGRYVTESRLKKMLSHEVNLIEKRLSREKHPNKMFFSYANTVATIDFAKQFKGHGWVGISYQIEPDEDYNEIIIHIRFKETDVRLQQETLGILGVNLIYGAYYKYNDPKRLLRYLYDHLDKDQLEIDTINFSGPRFADVDNRLMSLQLVKNGMTDAVMFNPDGKNILPAAILYKKNILAFRGSFRPVTKVNMDMYEKSLKMFLNENKVEKENTLVVFEITLSNLRSDGEIDERDFMDRAELLCSLGQTVMISNFQEYYKVVEYFSNYTKARMGLAMGVNNLVDIFDEKYYRHLSGGILEAFGKLFYRDMKVFLYPMIGEDGEIINSDNLKVHPRMKELYKFFKFNGKVVDIDDYDPSILEVFSREVLNMINNGKPGWETMLPTGIAEIIKEHRLFGYDPNKLLKEIN; encoded by the coding sequence ATGGATACAGAAATAAAATTAAAAGGTGACAAAGTCATCGAACAAATCCCTTCGATTAAAGATAAAGCGCTTCGTATCAACTTGAACGAAAACATTTATGGAACTTTTGCTGAAATTGGGGCTGGACAGGAAACTGTAAGACATTTTTTTAGATCTGGTGGTTCCTCTGGTACCATTGCAAAAGCGATGTCAGCCTATGACAAAGATTTTAGTGATGCAGTATACGGCATTGAAGAAGATGGCCGTTATGTAACGGAAAGCCGACTCAAAAAAATGCTTTCTCATGAAGTAAATCTGATAGAAAAAAGATTGAGTAGAGAGAAACATCCCAACAAAATGTTTTTCAGTTATGCCAATACGGTTGCCACTATTGATTTTGCAAAACAATTCAAAGGGCATGGATGGGTTGGAATTAGTTACCAAATTGAACCAGATGAGGATTATAATGAGATTATTATCCACATTCGATTTAAAGAAACTGATGTACGACTACAACAAGAAACACTTGGTATTCTTGGTGTAAACTTAATTTATGGTGCTTATTATAAATACAATGATCCGAAACGATTGTTGCGCTATTTATACGATCACTTAGACAAAGATCAATTAGAAATAGACACTATAAATTTCTCAGGACCTCGTTTTGCTGATGTTGACAATCGTTTGATGAGTTTGCAATTAGTAAAAAACGGAATGACTGATGCGGTAATGTTTAATCCAGATGGAAAAAACATTCTTCCTGCTGCCATATTATACAAGAAAAACATCCTTGCTTTTAGAGGAAGTTTTCGTCCAGTTACAAAAGTAAACATGGATATGTATGAGAAATCTTTGAAAATGTTCTTGAACGAAAACAAAGTAGAAAAGGAAAATACCTTGGTTGTATTCGAAATCACCTTGTCTAATCTTCGATCCGATGGAGAGATAGATGAAAGAGATTTTATGGATCGAGCTGAATTACTTTGTTCACTTGGACAAACAGTAATGATTTCAAACTTCCAAGAATACTATAAAGTGGTAGAATATTTTTCTAATTACACGAAAGCCAGAATGGGATTAGCGATGGGTGTAAATAATTTAGTAGATATATTTGATGAGAAATATTACCGCCATTTAAGTGGTGGGATTTTGGAAGCTTTTGGAAAATTATTCTATCGCGACATGAAAGTTTTCTTGTATCCAATGATTGGAGAAGATGGAGAAATAATCAATTCTGATAACTTAAAAGTACATCCTAGAATGAAAGAATTATATAAATTCTTTAAATTCAACGGAAAAGTAGTAGACATTGATGATTATGATCCATCTATTTTAGAAGTTTTCTCACGTGAAGTTTTAAACATGATTAACAATGGAAAACCAGGTTGGGAAACTATGCTTCCTACTGGTATTGCCGAAATAATCAAAGAACACCGCCTTTTTGGGTATGATCCAAATAAACTATTGAAGGAAATTAATTAA
- a CDS encoding MBL fold metallo-hydrolase yields MKVYFLGTGTSQGIPVIGSNHPVCKSTDFKDKRLRVSVWISWGNHSFIIDCGPDFRQQMLSSNCQKVDGILFTHEHADHTAGIDDIRPFNFKQGEIPIYAHQRVIDNLRRRFEYVFETVNKYPGAPSVTTIEVVNNQPFLLGNKTVIPIDVLHGNLQVFGYRIDDFAYLTDVKTIQKSEIEKLKNLKVLVINALREEPHDTHFNLKEALDFITLVQPKKTYLTHISHIMGYHEEVQKSLPENVFLAYDNLEITL; encoded by the coding sequence TTGAAGGTATATTTTTTAGGAACTGGTACATCACAAGGGATTCCTGTCATAGGGAGTAATCACCCAGTATGTAAAAGCACTGATTTTAAAGACAAAAGGCTACGAGTATCCGTTTGGATTTCTTGGGGAAATCATTCTTTTATTATTGACTGCGGACCCGATTTTAGGCAGCAAATGCTTTCCTCAAATTGTCAAAAAGTAGATGGGATCTTGTTTACTCACGAACACGCTGATCATACTGCTGGAATAGACGATATTCGGCCATTTAATTTTAAACAGGGCGAAATTCCTATTTATGCACATCAAAGGGTTATCGATAATTTAAGAAGGCGATTTGAATACGTTTTTGAAACGGTTAATAAATACCCAGGTGCTCCATCTGTTACAACTATTGAAGTTGTTAATAACCAACCTTTTTTACTCGGAAATAAAACGGTAATTCCTATTGATGTACTACATGGAAATCTTCAGGTTTTTGGGTATAGAATCGATGATTTTGCCTATTTGACGGATGTAAAAACTATTCAAAAAAGTGAAATTGAAAAATTAAAAAATTTGAAGGTCTTGGTAATAAATGCGTTACGAGAAGAGCCTCACGATACGCATTTCAATTTGAAAGAAGCGTTAGATTTTATAACTTTGGTGCAACCAAAAAAAACATATCTAACACATATTAGTCATATTATGGGATATCATGAAGAGGTTCAAAAAAGCCTTCCTGAGAATGTATTCCTAGCGTATGATAATTTAGAAATCACACTATAA
- a CDS encoding alpha/beta hydrolase → MNLSLEYKIREPKIKLDKNPLLLLLHGYGSNEDDLFSFATELPEEYYIISARAPYDLQYGSYAWYAINFDADQNKFSDHEQAKVSRDLIAGFIDQLIDNYPIDAQKVTLIGFSQGAILSYAVALSYPKKVQKIVAMSGYLNLEIVADDYLKNSFNNLKIFASHGTADQVIPVEWARKTPVIVEKLGINTTYKEYPIGHGVTPQNFYDFKNWLQEK, encoded by the coding sequence ATGAATTTATCTTTAGAATATAAAATACGTGAACCCAAAATAAAGTTAGACAAGAACCCTCTTTTACTTTTATTACATGGATACGGCAGCAATGAAGACGATTTATTTTCATTTGCAACAGAGCTTCCTGAGGAATATTATATCATCTCAGCACGTGCTCCTTACGACTTACAATACGGAAGTTACGCTTGGTATGCGATAAACTTTGATGCAGATCAAAATAAATTCTCAGACCACGAACAAGCTAAAGTTTCAAGAGATTTAATTGCTGGATTTATCGATCAATTAATTGATAACTATCCGATAGATGCTCAAAAAGTTACTCTGATTGGCTTTAGCCAAGGTGCCATTTTGAGTTACGCAGTTGCACTTTCATATCCAAAAAAAGTGCAAAAAATAGTTGCGATGAGTGGTTATTTGAATTTAGAAATTGTAGCTGACGATTATCTAAAAAATAGTTTTAATAACCTAAAAATATTTGCTTCACACGGAACTGCAGATCAAGTTATCCCAGTAGAATGGGCAAGAAAAACTCCTGTAATTGTCGAGAAGTTAGGAATAAATACGACCTACAAAGAATATCCAATTGGCCATGGAGTTACTCCACAGAACTTTTATGATTTTAAAAATTGGCTTCAGGAAAAATAG